From Stenotrophomonas nitritireducens, the proteins below share one genomic window:
- a CDS encoding ABC transporter permease, whose translation MSAFTASFRRTLQAMFADPAARAVMIGAVLLYSFFYPAAYRHQVASDLPIAVVDDDHSATSRDLIRHVDALRAVRVVSQPTDLGQARQQLLAGEVDGIVLIPQRLERDILRGGSGQLVLLGNGAYLSRASAILSGLAEGITAFGGEQARRQAAFMGAPQAPPLQLVQRPLYNTREGYGSSVVPGVSELIVHQTLLLGIGVLLGSRRAQLGRRLHFDLPTLSGMAVAFAMVALCGLLYYVGFTAWAQDYPRGGNIPGLLLAVLLFALATVPFGMFIASFFDTRERAFQYITAVSIPLFFLSNLSWPALASPPALVALAKLLPTTAGINAIVRTQQLGARVPEIGGELLNLLLLAVLYSGLMLWRLAGRRQH comes from the coding sequence ATGAGTGCTTTCACCGCCAGCTTCCGGCGCACGCTGCAGGCGATGTTCGCCGACCCGGCGGCGCGCGCGGTGATGATAGGTGCGGTGCTGCTGTATTCGTTCTTCTACCCGGCGGCCTACCGTCACCAGGTTGCCAGCGACCTGCCGATCGCGGTGGTGGATGACGACCACAGCGCGACCAGCCGCGATCTGATCCGCCACGTGGATGCGCTGCGTGCGGTGCGCGTGGTCAGCCAGCCAACCGATCTGGGCCAGGCCCGGCAGCAATTGCTGGCTGGCGAGGTGGATGGCATCGTGCTGATCCCGCAGCGGCTGGAGCGCGACATTCTGCGCGGTGGCAGCGGCCAACTGGTCTTGCTGGGCAACGGCGCCTACCTGAGCCGGGCCAGCGCCATCCTCAGTGGTCTTGCCGAAGGCATCACCGCTTTCGGTGGCGAGCAGGCGCGGCGCCAGGCCGCCTTCATGGGTGCACCGCAGGCGCCACCGCTGCAACTGGTGCAGCGGCCGCTCTACAACACCCGTGAAGGCTATGGCAGCAGCGTGGTGCCGGGGGTATCGGAACTGATCGTGCACCAGACCCTGCTGCTCGGCATCGGCGTTCTCTTAGGCAGTCGCCGTGCGCAGTTGGGCCGGCGCCTGCACTTCGACCTGCCGACCCTGTCAGGTATGGCCGTGGCGTTCGCGATGGTGGCACTGTGCGGGCTGCTGTACTACGTCGGTTTCACCGCCTGGGCGCAGGATTATCCGCGTGGCGGCAACATCCCCGGCCTGTTGTTGGCCGTGCTGTTGTTCGCGCTGGCGACGGTGCCGTTCGGGATGTTCATCGCCAGCTTCTTCGATACCCGTGAGCGCGCCTTCCAATACATCACGGCGGTGTCGATCCCGCTGTTCTTCCTGTCCAACCTGTCGTGGCCGGCCTTGGCGTCGCCACCGGCCCTGGTGGCGCTGGCCAAGTTGTTGCCCACCACCGCCGGCATCAATGCCATCGTCCGCACCCAGCAACTGGGTGCGCGCGTGCCGGAAATTGGCGGCGAGCTGCTCAATCTGCTGTTGCTGGCAGTGCTGTACAGCGGCCTGATGCTGTGGCGGCTGGCTGGCAGGCGGCAGCACTGA